ttaaaaaataatacattaagacatacattttaaaatacataagagaaccgtaaaacaacagagatttacatctttaaaaacacaggcactgtgcaaacgtctctcgctgtttgtccctcaggacagaacggaagtctccaaatggaagtagttctgtaagtttcagtttcgtctgcaattcattccatgccataggggcagcaatgccaaaagctcttttgccaaattcagtccgtacatgaggaacagttaaaacatacaaattgttagaacgtaatgcataagagctgctttttctttgtaacagagtacacaagtatggaggtattaaacctaaaagagccttataaattatagtcagccaatgtgtgtatctgcgtgcactcaatgaagataagtttgacttcatatacagttgacaatggtgggtgagactacgacagccagtaacaaatcttagtgctgaatgaaaaacagtgtccaaggactggaggcatttacaTGAagtactaaaataaagcacgtctccataatcaattacaggcaagatagttgctgtcaccaatttctttctgactttaagagagaagcagtttttatttctaaaaaagaaaccaagctttaccctaagcttagagaccaagttgttaatatgggctttaaatgaaagctcctgatcaagagtaaaacccaagtacttgtaatttaagacctgctctatagggtttccatttgatgttacaatatttggaatattttccagtagcacccttgaatgagagaaaaccattaccttgcttttatctgtatttaaaaccaatttaagatcaaataagcgagcctggatgacatcaaaagcagcttgtaaaaactcaaaagcctgagtgatggaggttgaacagcaataaataatggtgtcgtctgcataaaaatggtacattgcatttgacaaattattacaaagattatttatgtagatagaaaataaaatgggccccagcactgagccttgtggaacgcctttggtaatgtccagtaatgaagaggtggtcccagccacctgtacacgttgtgttctgctggagagatagtctgtgaaccaagcagctgcatttttagataatccaacgtgatgaagggcttgaattaacagactgtggtctactgtgtcaaatgcttttgacaaatcaataaatagggcgacacaatatttcttgccgtctacagcctcgattaaatcattcaggaccttaagagcagctgtaatagtgctatgctgttttctaaaaccagattgaaatggagataaaatattgtttgattctaaaaaatcctctagctggttactgatgatcttctcaaacaattttgctaaaatgcataatttagaaattggtctgtaattatttatatttgtgggttcacccccttttagcaggggaagaacaaaggccgatttccagatttttggaatgcttttacttgttagacttaggttaaaaatatgcgagagaggctcagcaacaaaatcagcagccaattttaagaaaaagggttccatttggtcaggtcctgctgctttagttgtgtccaggctctttagtgcactgtttacctcggatattgatacaggtgtgaactcaaaagtgcaggtgctgcgtctatttacagcctgtggtgtatttggtatattaacattagttaaaccaacatttgacaattgaggattcaacgactcaaacaaggatccggcagaaacaaaatactcattaaaacaatttgatatagttgtcttatcagacaaagtaccagattgagtaattaaaggacttggaaagtcatttgttgtcacatgatttaaagaagcttttatggtttgccaaaactttttgggatcatttatatgttttttgcattcatgcaggtaaaaatcagacttggccctcttaacaagcgaagtacatttatttctaagctggcgaaagctaagccagtcagcctctgtctttgtttttcgagccctggcccaagcaacgtctctctctttgagaaggtttccaattgcagaggaaaaccagggattatttcgacctttaactctaagttttcgaaagggagcatgtttattgactatacgttgaaattcattataaaagtatttcaacgctatctcaatatcatcaattaaagcaactctgttccactgaaaggcagctaaatcgtatataaaagctgggaggcaaaggtttttaatatttcttttgcATGTAATAGTGGGTTTTGATTTTGGTAGCTTGCAGTTTCTTACAGCTGCAATTGTACAATGGTCACTCAAGTCATTGGCAAACACCCCAGTGCCAGTGTACTTATGGGGAGCGTTGGTTAGAATTAGATCAAGTAAAGATGATTTTGAGGACTTTTAGTATTGGGTCGAGTTGGGGAAGTGATTAATTGAGTTAAGTTTAGTGAGTTTCATACAGCTTTAATGttatcagaagaggaagtcaaccagtcaaaatttaaatcaccaaccaagagaagttcactagcttttaacccactcataaaggattcaagcgaggcaagggcttcagtggaggcagagggaggtctataacaccctacaattgcgagaggttggccatgtgagaattcaagctgcagggcaaggagttcaaattgtttagtgattgatagtgatgataataaggtaacattaaatttgttttttatatacatagccactcctccaccttttcgaggacgatcgcatcggaagacattatatccatttatagcaatgtccttgtcagagactgctttggttagccaggtttctgataagataaatatgtctgcattggttgtttgaatccagattttgactaagtctaattttggcagtagacttctaatatttgaatgaattaaaccaagacctgacctagctctaaattcatcaggagtactgatgttgtacaaagctgggcctggatttggttgcacattaagaattattgtggccactaggtgtcgccaaaacacaAATCAACAACATAACTCTGTCATAAGGTTAATGTTTTTAATATCTACCATTGTTTTGTGACTAATTTCACTtcctcaaaccttttctaacattccacactacaaataaTAAAGTTACGttctatgattcctgctgatatcgtatcggattaatATCAGAAGACTGCAATCACATGTTGATGACATATTCTAAGTCTGCACAGAGCAAAGATCATTCCAACTAAAAATACCTTCAGGCATTTGCAGCGCTGCCCTTCTGTCATTATTGATGTAAAGAGCCGTCATCAGGAAGAACATTCCTCCAAGGATGCCAACAAAAGGGCACAGCAGGAAGCTGTACTGCAAACTGGGGAAGCTCCAGTCACTGGGTGACTGCTTGGATCTGCTAATGGCGTCAGAAATCTAAGGGGCAATTGTGAATAACCATTTGTTCCCATGAAAcacatttagagaaaaggaaatgtTAGCCTCACCGTTCCGATGAGGTACGGACTCCCGGCATCGCCTAGAAGGTGGCAGAATGTAATCTGGAGAGCCTCTGCTGTGGCTCGTCTGGTCGGCACAACAACATACTGATGCCAATAAGAAAACAAGGTGAACATgtgacttgttgttgttgttactggCAGTCTTACCAGGAGTATATCAGCCAGGAGAGACCAGTTGAGTGACAACAACACTTCCGCTGTGAAGGTGAAGACCTAAAAGACGTCAAtgaagatgagggaatagaaggAAACATAACATCAAATCAAtgctaaaatccatccatccattttgtactgctTGTCCCCTTCAGGGtgattggagcctatcccagcttcactggacatgtcgccacctcatcacagggccaacatagatagacaacattcacactcacattcgcacactagggccaatttagtgttgccaatcaacctatccccaggtgcatgtcctttGGCGGTGGACATGTACCTCCCACACAGTCATGGGGGCTCGGGAATCGATCCCAGGACCTTCTTGCTCTGAGGCACCAACTCTAACcgctgtttcaccgtgctgccaatCCTAAaattatattgtaaatattatgaatattgtatattattaaatTGACAACATATTTAAAGTACTTATTTGATCATTTTAGGGCCTAGTGTTGTGTATTTATAGCAGATGTAGAGTACAGAATTCTTCATGTACATTTTTATCTGGGGCACTTTAGACCAGAATCCATTGGCAAAATATTTGGTGGCCTCACAGCAAAAAGCCTTTAAATTTCAATGTGTgtcaattaaagttaaagtaccactgatagtcacacacacacactaggtgtggtgaaatgaccctctgcatttgacccatccccttgttccaccccctggcaggtgaagggagcagtgagcagcagcagtgagcagcagcagtgcctgcgctcgagaatcattttggggattttaacccccaattctaacacttgatgctgagtgccaagcaggcaggcaatgggtcccatttttatagtctttggtatgactctgacAGTGAAGATGTTAGAGTGTTTACAAGCAGCGTTTACTccattacatttacttaagtaacttttgggATCAATCGTACTGGTCcaaccaataaaattttaaaaaatcaacaacaacaaaatcagtagatttgacagtaaaaataacaatcgtactgtttttcaatttacagtaaatcTTATTAAAAACCACCAGTTTTCCAGTACAATTCTGGCAGCTgagatgttttttattttttacggtaaaatctgacttttttttcagtatttttctatattatcattatatttatttataatctatAGATTACTGATTGTAAAGATGTATTAATTTGGCTCATTGGTGAGACTTTTATCACATTGCTCTGTTAAACAAATCCAACGTAAGCACTAGTGATTATTGACtcaatttcaccaatcaaacagagcctggcagtcacatgatagCACTCGAACTACATACTGTAAAAAGTGGCAAGACGTCATAACTCGTCAATATTTACTTAGAAACTacgaaaaataacatttataacaCAATCTGTGTCAGTGCAAATGTTTAAATTTCAGCCTACAGGAATTCTACTTCCAACGAGAGAAAACATGTTAAAACGttaaaagggaaactgcacttttgggggggaattttgcctattgttcacaatcattatgaaagacattttttttttaacgcaatctaaatattaaacgtatattccgcccataaaatatgataaataaccattcaaaaagcgccaacaatagtccatttacattttgtgacttgaatattgaccaagtattagtggtattgttattataagcgctaatgcacacAAACTATTTGTAGCGACGACGTGATTATTATTGTGTGTCCCTATGCTTACATgattgagtggtctgctgtttcctcgcttccctgctccttggaagttttattgtaggtcataaatcatgcctttcacctggaaagtagatggctgaggatataatccgacaagttgggacactttgacagccatttaggacctggaacaggcgagaacgacacaaaaagagctTGGTCCCCCCTCGTGCTCCCACCCCGTTTCTTGTAGTAGGTTCTCTAcgtctcacacacaaacacacacacacgcacacacgttcaCAAACTACGGTTGTAATGTAATTAGTATTAAACATTAACTACTAAATACATCAAAAGTTATTCACCAGTTACTCAGTATTTAAATAGttcaatggctacaatgagcaccttttgtagtgcacagcttttcaaagttgggtttgaagcatgatactgaaaaAGCATATTCCTTGGGGTCACTTGTCTCTTACTTCCCCCAACTATCGACAATGTCCACTGCCTaaccccggatttccactggatgcggaAATGCTGCTGAACGAAAACGCTATGGAACAGCACCGCCATCCTCAATCCGGTAATACCCATAGCCAGTCTGTTGCGGCTCCGTCTTGCAGAAAAATTGTTTTACGAGATCTCACGAATCCGCGTGTAATCACGTGATAAGGGAAGGTATAATACAAGCGAACCACAAACATTTAAATTATGTCCTTCCAAAGGAGCAAAAGCAAATACACTCTGTCCTTCCATTAATAATAGGTGCTGAACGGCAACACTGACAACAATTTTGCCTTGATAACttgacaactttattttttgtagcaagcaacaaTACAACAGGAACATCATCCCTGTCTAGCAGTTCCAACAACCACTCCCCTGCTTTCCTGTCCCCATATGAGCTTGTATTTGACACCCTCCCCCATATACTTGTATGTTATTCTTTAATTTTGGACCTCCGGAAacagcatgtcctcatccatttgtgtcaacgaGCTGAAATTACATCTGAACACCCATTAGGACATTTCAAATTGTAAAGTACAATCCACCTTTAAAacagagtattttattttgaaagtacatgggatcatttattttgtgtttgtgcattactttctgtccaacacaagcagattttagctaaTGTGAACAGATTTGTTGTGGCGTTTGGCAAAAATACAAACTCTGCGTATATTTAGCGCTAGAATGCGGAAACTTAAAGGCATGTCGTTGACGTTCTGCAGGCGGTGTAAACGGACACGTCGACATGGATAAAAACGGAAAGAGGATCCACGAGGGCCGTTCCGCTGCCGTTTTGTATCCAGTGGAAATCCAGCGTGTCTGCTGGGATCTCTACtaaccatttttgattcattagtcctCCCTATAAAATATTTATTGTGTCAGTGGAACTTGTTATCCACTTATCAGGACCATATGAGCTTATCCAGGCAAccctgattgatttattgatctaTTGTATTGATCCAAAGCATACAAGAGTACGAGAGCAGAGGTTGTTCTTACGTAAGTGGCTGGAATGTTTACCGCAGCGACAAAGATGCTGATAAAGAGGCAGGGGACAGATCCTAGCATGCCTCCTGCACAGATGAGTGGATCTGCATTGGGCACTTTGTCCTTCAAGCACCTGGACAGACCCGTGCCGAGACACACTCCGACAATGCCTGAGACCACTGTGACGGCGCCGAAGATGTAACTGTGCTGGGGTGGAGCCAAAGAGTCTTTAGTCTGCATGTGTAGGAACAAGAGAGTAGATGATAGAATGTGAAGCACACTGCACCTGTCTGTGGAGCTGCATGGCGCTTTAGAGCAAGGCTGGCTAAGTCCCTGAGACACCCGAGCTCTGAACAGAAAGGTGGGCATCCAGAAAGCCAGGGCTCCAGTTAGGAAGGCCATTGCCGTGACACCCAGAGTGGACCACAcgtaacttttactgggattaaAACAAATACAAGCCAATAATTAATCACGTCTAACTGTGTGTGTCACAGTTCATTCAAAACCATTTTTACTTGTTTAGAAGATACTTGACGTCCTCCAGGTAAGAGCTGCGCTCTTGAACTTCATGACCGTTGTTTTCTGCAGCACCTCTGGGAGGGTTTGGGCACAAGAGCACCAGTGCAATGAGCCCAGCAAGACCAAAAATGGGAGTGATCTGTCACACAAAAATCTGTCATTGTTTAGGACTGAAGATGTAACTATAAATAATGATTTGAGTGTTCTCACCCTGAGAGACCAGTGCCAGTCTCCAGTGAGGCTGGCTATCGATGACCCCGATATGTAGCCAAGACCACTGAAAACATTACAAATACTTTGTAGGTCTTAATGATACATAAtggacctgatctactaagatccagatACCAGATGCTAAACAATGTGTGCCAACTACAAAATTGAGTGTACTATTGGTGGGCGTGAtgagtgtgatctactaagactgggtGTACAATTGAAAAGGGCTGTAGACGACCTTATTTAAATTACGTTTTGACATATACTACTGGCATTATGTGCCCTTTACGTTTTTGTCATTGAAGTGAGCCATGGCCATCCCTGTGTGCTACCTCTATAATCTGTATCACCttttcaccaaaaattattcccaggcgcggccaccgctgctgctcactgctcccctcacctcccagggagtgatcaagggtactttggggacggcgtggcgaagttgggagagtggccgtgccagcaatctgagggttactggttcaatccccaccttctaccatcctagtcacgtccgttgtgtccttgggcaagacacttcacccttgctcctgatggctgctggttagcgccttgcatggcagctcccgccatcagtgtgtgaatgtgtgtgtgaatgggtgaatgtggaaatactgtcaaagcgctttgggctccttaaaaagaggtagaaaaagcgctatacaagtacaacccatttactttaactttaaattttgTGCAGCAAAGAATCGCAGTCTATAGACAACAAAAACTGTTTTCATAGTGCTGACGCGCTACAGGTAGGCGGTGTACCATCACAACTGCAGCGCATTCATCCATCTggaatgcaagaaaatgcatattgtaaGTTATTTTTTGTATAGGAAATATATCATGATATAGGAAATATATCATGATATATTTCCTGAATGAAAAAACAAACGCCACTTtaaaaaaaacgccagcagacaccaaaaagcCATGTAGCATGAAATTATGAAATGATATTGCTgatgatatgtctaatatttttaaatttctgacagtccaaatattttgacacacacacatagcacagaggattctctgtccatcatCTGTCTTTGCACCACAACCACCTCTTTTCTTACAGCCGTGTGTGTAACTACTGTTTGCAcgtccttttcagacatgctaaATAGATGCAAAATACTGCCTGCAGAACAGTGATCAGCCCTGATAAATCACACACGCTTAATGGTGTGCGCTCCATATTCTGCTCACTGAAGAGAGGCACAACTGTGCACAACTTCTAAAGTATATCAGCTTTTCGTGTGCTGTTAAATTTGCACCTTTTTAGTACAGGGAAagctttagtagatcaggtctTTAGATacaattttatattatattacatagaCATGAAATAACCTTCCAACAGGGATGAAGATGTAGAAAGCGGAGATCATGATGGTTCGTTGTACGCCAGTGAAAAGGTCCCCGATGATGGTGGGAGCAATAGTGGAGTAGCTCGCCTCACCGATCCCGACGAGGCCTCGTAAAAGCGCCAGCAGCCAAAAGTGCTTGATCAAATCATAAAATGTATCGTCACGCCTAAAATACAGTTAAACATGTTAAAGACAActaacatcaaaatcaaattatgtAATCATGTGGTGTTCTTTCATGTAACTTGTAGCGTAGTAGAAAGTTGTTTCACAGCACCaacacacatgaatatatatataccggtatatatgtatatatatatatatatatatatatatatatatatatatatatatatatatatatatatatatatatatatatatatatatatatatatatatatatatatatatatatatatatatattatttttttttttttttcattccaagATGGTTGTGGCTGAGTGCAGGAGCTCTGCGCTCCTGTGTTTCCTCCTTTGTTTCCTCCTTTGTGTTCTTGATGTTTCcgttttgttttcatgtgttttatgCTGTTTGGATTACGCCCTATGGGACTGCGCAACGTGGGGGTGGGCACTTCTGCGCTGCTTTTTGGTGCTTCTTTTGTGAAGTTTTAGATCTGCCTCAGGGAGAGCCATGGCCATGCACCTGAGACCATCTGCTGGCTCTCTGCCATACTGccatggagagactggaggagatgctattgatgatgattaacttgtgcgatgactgtattatgctgatagtatatatttataccatgaattgattaacgtgtgtccgggtgttaccatttagtggtcaattggacggaatatgtactgtactgtgcaatctaataataaaagtctcaatcaatcaatcaatgcggaGGAAGAGATGAGACTGCGAAGCTAGCGTTCAGCATCGGAATGGACAGGCTTCACGGGGCCCTGGCTGGATGTGCATGTGTCGGATAATTAGGTccccctttttgtttgttttgttctgttgtttgtcTTTACATGGTGAAATAGTATTTGTGCAATTTGTATCATAACTgctaatttgttttgttttttcgttGTTTTCTTTGTAGCTGTATTTAGAAATGCCGCCACTGAAGTGGCAGCCGGTTGCATCAGGTCTGTGCTGTTTTTAAtgtcttttatgtcctttgttttctttaatgtttccctctcgTTTCTCATACAAAGTAGGCGCTGCAGATGGCCACCACGGTAGGATACTGCGCTCTCTCTCAGCTGTTGCATTTTTCTTTATGGTTTACATTGAGCACAGTCTACCTAGTcagattccttgtgtgttaatccTACTTGGCCACTAAGGCTGACTCTGAGTCTGATTCTGGTTCTGATAAATAAacattgtgtatatatgaataaacattgtgtatatcaatcaatcaatcaatgtttatttatatagccctaaatcacaagtgtctcaaagggctgtatatatacatacttgccaaccctcccgtttttagcgggagaatcccgatattcagcgcctctcccgacaacctcccgacagagattttctcccgacaaactcctggtattcagccggagctggaggccacgcccccaaaaaaaaaagtctgccgcagctgcgattggacctgaccagcctccgggtacaagtactggagtaccaagtgcttggcggggaagatcttccccaggaagcaaggattgaccggttttgggccatgctagggagagatggaagattccacactctcgtgcattttgtgcgtgccacacagcaatgcatcatcagagagggtgttcagcatgcatgttagaaaaatagtgacagagaatagaaagaggatggacaattcaacccttaacaaagcattgtactttcaagtacaacaatgagtagatgagtgttgtgtgtgtgtgtgtgtgtgtgtgtgtgtgtgtgtgtgtgtgtgtgtgtgtgtgtgtgtgtgtgtgtgtgtgtgtgtgtgtgtgtgtgtgtgtgtgtgtgtgtgtgtgtgtgtgtgtgtgtgtgtgtgtgtgtgtgtgtgtgtgtgtgtgaatgtgtaaataaatgaacactaaaattcaagtatttattttatttatttatatatataataaaataaatatatatatatatatatatatatatatatatatatatatagctagaattcactgaaagtcaagtatttatatatatatatatatatatatatatatatatatatatatatatatatatatatatatatatatatatatatatatatatatatatatatatatatatatatgaaatacttgagttggtgaattctagctgtaaatatactctcctcttaaccacgcccctaaccacgccccccaccccccacccccgaccaaggcccccccacctcccgatattggaggtctcaaggttggcaagtatgatatatatgaatacacATCATAAACACAAGAATAAACAAAATGTACACATAAATAAACCAtatgtaaattaataaatatcatACACTCATGAATAAACATGATGTATGATAGATGATTTCCATGAAGAAATGATAGAAGCAAGTGTTGGTGAAAGTGTTTCACATACTGACTCAGTCACGAAAGAACTGGCTGTTGCAGTTACAAGCCACACACTCAAACCGCCAGCCATGATGTATATCCGGTTGTAGCGGTCGCCGAGGTAACCGAAGAGTGGAGCCGTCACGAGAAAGCTGCAGATAAAAACTGTGAGTACTTTagtattgctgggttgcatatgacgtcacatccgtttttTATTCTTTACGGCTTAATTGACACAATGGTCAAGCAGttagtgagagtgagtgtagagtttgagaaGAAAAtaccgtattgctgttctgttcttaagTGTTCCAACCGTTAAAATAGAGAGATacgaaagagctttcatagagtcccgaaagaagtgacTCATAAAGGTGATAAAGTCAGGGGAAAAACAAAAGTGTGTCGAAGGAAATGGCTTTTAAAAATATAACTTTCATCAATTTGTGTAAAACAATCagaccatgcttgtgtctgcagagatcactttgtaaatgtttgtttaattTGTTTGAAAAAACTTGCTGTGATGCAAtgaagtttattctctactatataagTAGTGTTAGagaacatattttattattattatatatattataataatattattaataataattattattattaatatttctacTATCATTCTctgaatgttatgtttttattaactaattaatgtaataattatattatattatttataattatttttttacatgtgttttataaaatgttttataatatatatagtataaacaTATCACATGTTTAtactatatatgtgaatatatatatatatatatatatatatatatatatatatatatatatatatatatatat
This Entelurus aequoreus isolate RoL-2023_Sb linkage group LG05, RoL_Eaeq_v1.1, whole genome shotgun sequence DNA region includes the following protein-coding sequences:
- the spns3 gene encoding protein spinster homolog 3; translation: MELDGALPRRSLGSSSGLRYGSFVNSLSSLTLKPDEKSSISHRRAYVAVVVLCYINLLNYMERYTIAGVLLNIQSFFNINDSTAGLLQTVFICSFLVTAPLFGYLGDRYNRIYIMAGGLSVWLVTATASSFVTESHFWLLALLRGLVGIGEASYSTIAPTIIGDLFTGVQRTIMISAFYIFIPVGSGLGYISGSSIASLTGDWHWSLRITPIFGLAGLIALVLLCPNPPRGAAENNGHEVQERSSYLEDVKYLLNNKSYVWSTLGVTAMAFLTGALAFWMPTFLFRARVSQGLSQPCSKAPCSSTDSYIFGAVTVVSGIVGVCLGTGLSRCLKDKVPNADPLICAGGMLGSVPCLFISIFVAAVNIPATYVFTFTAEVLLSLNWSLLADILLYVVVPTRRATAEALQITFCHLLGDAGSPYLIGTISDAISRSKQSPSDWSFPSLQYSFLLCPFVGILGGMFFLMTALYINNDRRAALQMPEGDPPQQGPAPHDSVELNNARNTPHT